Proteins co-encoded in one Flavobacterium fluviale genomic window:
- the dinB gene encoding DNA polymerase IV: MNRAIVHIDMNTFFVSCERLTNSELNGIPLIIGGGERGVVASCSYEARRFGVRSAMPIQMALRLCPQAKVMKGDMELYSRLSHDVTEIIQEKAPVVEKASIDEFYLDITGMDKFYGSYKWTDELARRITKETGLPLTFALSINKTVSKIGTGEGKQKQNLEIPEHLVQSFLNPLSVRKIPMVGDKTFQLLSRIGIRTIKTLSEMPAEALQRMIGQNGIELWKKANGIDSSPVEPYTERKSISTEHTFSQDTIDIDKLGRVILGMVEKLSYQLRSEQWLTSTVTVKIRYANFDTETKQCRVQYTSADHILTQTAMDLFDKLYQRRMRLRLIGVRFSGLVRGTYQIDLFNDTEEMLALYQAMDRMKNRYGFDAVMRCAGASFKPNNKDEILKRKK; encoded by the coding sequence ATGAACCGGGCAATTGTACACATCGACATGAATACCTTTTTCGTCTCGTGCGAAAGGCTTACCAATTCTGAGCTTAACGGCATTCCGCTGATTATCGGCGGAGGCGAAAGGGGCGTTGTGGCATCCTGCTCCTATGAGGCGCGCCGTTTCGGGGTGCGCTCGGCCATGCCCATCCAGATGGCGCTCCGACTGTGCCCGCAGGCAAAAGTCATGAAAGGCGATATGGAACTCTATTCAAGGCTTTCCCATGACGTTACCGAAATTATTCAGGAAAAAGCCCCGGTGGTGGAAAAAGCCTCCATTGATGAGTTCTATCTGGACATTACCGGAATGGACAAATTCTACGGAAGCTACAAATGGACCGATGAGCTGGCCCGCCGCATCACAAAGGAAACGGGACTGCCCCTCACCTTTGCCCTTTCGATCAATAAAACGGTATCCAAGATCGGAACCGGTGAAGGAAAACAGAAGCAGAACCTGGAGATCCCCGAGCATCTGGTGCAGTCTTTTTTGAACCCGCTCTCGGTTCGTAAAATACCGATGGTCGGCGACAAGACTTTCCAGCTGTTATCCCGCATCGGGATACGCACCATCAAAACCCTTTCTGAAATGCCGGCCGAAGCCCTGCAGCGCATGATCGGACAGAACGGGATCGAACTCTGGAAAAAAGCCAACGGCATCGACAGCAGTCCCGTGGAGCCCTACACGGAAAGAAAGTCGATCTCCACCGAACATACTTTCTCCCAGGACACCATTGATATAGACAAACTGGGAAGGGTTATCCTTGGGATGGTCGAGAAGCTTTCCTATCAGCTGCGCTCTGAGCAGTGGCTGACCTCGACCGTAACGGTCAAGATCAGGTATGCCAATTTTGATACCGAAACCAAGCAGTGCAGGGTCCAGTATACCTCTGCCGACCACATATTGACACAAACCGCAATGGATCTTTTTGACAAGCTCTACCAGCGCCGCATGAGGCTGCGCCTTATCGGGGTGCGTTTCAGCGGACTGGTGCGCGGAACCTACCAGATCGACCTGTTCAATGATACCGAAGAAATGCTGGCGCTCTATCAGGCTATGGACCGGATGAAAAACCGCTACGGCTTTGATGCGGTGATGCGGTGCGCCGGGGCTTCCTTTAAGCCCAATAACAAAGACGAAATCTTAAAACGCAAAAAATAA
- a CDS encoding response regulator produces the protein MSKLHDPHKVILIADDDEDDRMLFLDAVEDLNLPAAVKAASDGQELLHTLDKDRDRLPDMIFLDINMPIKNGFDCLAEIRSREDALKEVKIIMLSTSKNADNIELCYKLGADLYAVKPSSFQGLKDLLQKVFEIDWSSIQKSSNRFLLA, from the coding sequence ATGTCCAAACTCCATGATCCCCATAAAGTCATATTGATAGCTGATGACGATGAAGACGACAGAATGCTGTTTTTAGATGCTGTCGAGGATTTGAATCTGCCGGCTGCCGTAAAGGCCGCGAGTGACGGGCAGGAACTGCTCCATACACTTGATAAGGATAGAGACCGCCTGCCTGATATGATTTTTCTGGATATCAATATGCCCATCAAAAACGGATTTGACTGTCTTGCGGAAATCCGCAGCAGGGAAGATGCCCTGAAAGAAGTGAAGATCATTATGCTCTCCACCAGCAAGAATGCTGACAATATAGAACTCTGCTATAAACTCGGCGCTGATTTGTACGCTGTGAAACCCAGTAGTTTTCAGGGGCTGAAGGACCTGCTCCAAAAAGTATTTGAAATTGACTGGAGCAGCATCCAAAAAAGCAGCAACAGATTCCTGCTTGCCTAA